A window from Nitrospira sp. ND1 encodes these proteins:
- the tgt gene encoding tRNA guanosine(34) transglycosylase Tgt yields the protein MLTFRITHEESGGRARVGVLTTARSEIATPAFMPVGSLGNVRSVDGEELLKMGYGLILNNAYHLYLRPGHKVVEELGGVHGFTAWPGAILTDSGGFQVFSLAKFCKISDEGVMFQSHIDGSSRFISPETSIEIQEALGADIIMAFDHVVALPSSLDQVRDASKRTSLWARRCVSAKRRTDQSLFGIVQGGLDAGLRVESARDLVSVGFDGYAVGGLSVGEDKADMYGMLDVTVPELPSAKPRYLMGVGMPEDLVEGVARGIDMFDCVVPSRHGRTGWLFTSFGRVVIKQARYARDEQPIDPACRCPVCTRYTRAYLHHLFGVKEMLGARLNTIHNLWFFAKLMEEIRSAVRGGTFQEFRREFHRTYVVDRPADDGRSDIQSTNGS from the coding sequence ATGTTAACCTTCCGCATCACCCATGAAGAATCCGGCGGACGCGCGCGCGTCGGCGTGTTGACCACCGCCCGCAGTGAGATCGCGACACCGGCGTTTATGCCGGTCGGCTCGCTGGGCAATGTGCGCAGTGTCGATGGAGAGGAATTGCTCAAGATGGGGTATGGACTCATCTTGAATAACGCCTATCACCTGTACCTTCGTCCCGGACATAAAGTGGTGGAGGAGTTGGGCGGGGTGCATGGGTTTACGGCATGGCCCGGCGCTATTCTCACCGATAGCGGTGGGTTCCAGGTCTTTAGTTTGGCAAAGTTTTGCAAGATTTCCGATGAAGGCGTGATGTTTCAATCCCATATCGATGGGTCGTCGCGGTTTATCAGTCCGGAAACCTCCATTGAAATTCAGGAAGCCTTAGGCGCGGACATCATTATGGCGTTCGATCATGTCGTGGCATTGCCGTCCTCCCTGGATCAGGTTCGTGATGCCTCCAAGCGGACGTCGCTGTGGGCGCGACGGTGCGTCAGTGCCAAACGGCGGACGGATCAATCGTTGTTCGGGATCGTTCAGGGCGGCCTGGATGCCGGCTTGCGGGTGGAGTCGGCGCGTGATCTGGTCTCGGTGGGGTTTGACGGATATGCCGTCGGTGGGTTGTCGGTGGGCGAAGACAAAGCCGACATGTATGGCATGTTGGATGTCACGGTGCCCGAGTTGCCGTCGGCCAAGCCTCGTTATTTGATGGGCGTGGGCATGCCCGAGGATCTGGTTGAAGGGGTGGCGCGCGGGATCGATATGTTCGATTGCGTCGTGCCGTCGCGTCACGGCCGCACAGGCTGGTTGTTTACCTCGTTCGGGCGTGTGGTGATCAAGCAGGCTCGGTATGCGCGTGATGAGCAGCCTATCGATCCGGCTTGCCGGTGTCCGGTGTGCACGCGGTACACCAGGGCGTACTTGCACCACTTGTTCGGCGTAAAAGAAATGTTGGGCGCCCGGCTGAATACGATTCACAACTTATGGTTTTTCGCGAAGTTGATGGAGGAGATCCGGAGCGCCGTGCGAGGCGGAACCTTTCAGGAGTTTCGCCGTGAGTTTCATCGGACGTATGTTGTAGATCGGCCGGCAGATGATGGTCGATCGGACATTCAGAGTACGAACGGTTCTTAA
- the secD gene encoding protein translocase subunit SecD, translating to MKKVGGRLLALVTMVVASIIFFLPSYQPLYKELPRWVREVLPDKGITLGLDLQGGIHLVLEVEEDRAVEIAVERTAAGLQDLLVEKKIPAESVKRTGSSQITIGFHNAELKAQVQKLLDDFPTYVEVESAGSANKVVWELRDAEIKRIKDSAINQALETIRNRIDQFGVAEPLIQRQGLKQVVVQLPGIKDAKLAKDLIKQTALLEFKLLDDENQLKLDLPGRIQKGKEREDAFLKQVEGKVPEGDQILFERIVEKDSGQEWLAPYLVKKRVMLAGDVLSDARVSIGQFNEPYVSVTFDAKGAREFDRITGENVKKRMAIVLDNTIYSAPVIQERISGGRAQITGTFSMEEANNLSIVLRAGALPAPLKIIQDLTVGPSLGQDSIEKGVKATLFAGLLVIVFMALYYRLSGVIANFALLLNLICLIGALAGLNATLTLPGIAGIILTIGMGVDSNVLIFERIREELRQGKAVRVAIDAGYDKALLTIVDSHVTTLITGFALFLFGTGPIKGFAVTLCLGIAINLFTALVGTKVVFDLFNQRRKIEQLSI from the coding sequence ATGAAAAAAGTCGGCGGACGGTTGTTAGCCCTAGTGACGATGGTGGTCGCCTCGATCATCTTTTTCTTGCCCTCATACCAACCTCTGTACAAGGAACTGCCGCGGTGGGTGCGTGAGGTCCTGCCGGACAAGGGCATCACCCTGGGGTTGGATTTGCAGGGCGGCATTCACCTGGTGTTGGAGGTGGAGGAAGATCGGGCCGTCGAGATTGCCGTCGAGCGGACGGCGGCGGGGCTCCAGGATCTGTTAGTGGAAAAGAAAATCCCGGCGGAGTCGGTGAAACGTACCGGTTCGTCGCAGATCACCATCGGATTTCACAATGCCGAATTGAAGGCGCAGGTCCAGAAGCTGTTGGACGATTTCCCGACCTATGTGGAGGTGGAGTCGGCCGGGTCTGCAAACAAGGTCGTCTGGGAGTTGCGGGATGCGGAGATCAAGCGCATCAAGGACTCCGCCATCAATCAGGCGTTGGAGACAATCCGGAATCGCATCGACCAGTTCGGTGTGGCAGAGCCGTTGATTCAGCGACAGGGGCTCAAGCAGGTGGTCGTCCAGTTACCCGGTATCAAAGACGCCAAGCTTGCCAAGGACCTCATCAAACAGACCGCGCTGCTCGAGTTCAAATTGTTGGACGATGAGAATCAGCTCAAGCTGGATTTGCCCGGCCGAATTCAGAAGGGCAAGGAGCGCGAGGACGCCTTCCTGAAGCAGGTCGAGGGGAAAGTGCCGGAAGGCGACCAGATTCTGTTCGAGCGGATCGTCGAAAAGGACAGCGGGCAGGAATGGTTGGCGCCCTATCTGGTGAAAAAGCGGGTGATGCTGGCCGGCGACGTGTTGAGCGATGCGCGGGTCTCCATCGGCCAGTTCAATGAACCCTACGTGTCCGTGACGTTCGATGCGAAGGGCGCGCGGGAGTTCGACCGTATCACGGGCGAGAACGTGAAGAAGCGCATGGCGATCGTGCTCGACAATACCATCTATTCAGCACCGGTCATTCAGGAACGCATCAGCGGGGGGCGGGCTCAGATCACCGGGACGTTTTCGATGGAAGAAGCGAACAACCTGTCGATCGTGTTGCGCGCCGGGGCGTTGCCTGCACCGCTTAAGATCATCCAGGACCTGACCGTCGGTCCGTCTCTCGGGCAGGATTCCATCGAAAAAGGTGTGAAGGCTACCCTCTTTGCGGGCCTCCTTGTGATCGTGTTCATGGCCCTGTATTACCGCCTATCCGGCGTGATCGCAAACTTTGCGCTCTTGCTGAACCTGATCTGTCTGATCGGGGCTCTCGCGGGGCTGAACGCCACGCTGACCCTGCCGGGCATTGCCGGTATCATTCTGACCATCGGTATGGGTGTGGACTCGAACGTGTTGATTTTCGAGCGCATCCGCGAAGAACTTCGGCAGGGGAAGGCTGTTCGGGTGGCGATCGATGCGGGATACGACAAGGCGTTGCTGACGATTGTGGACTCGCACGTGACGACGTTGATCACCGGGTTCGCCCTGTTTCTCTTCGGTACCGGGCCGATCAAAGGCTTTGCCGTGACGCTCTGCCTCGGTATCGCGATCAACCTCTTTACGGCGCTGGTCGGGACCAAAGTGGTGTTCGACCTGTTCAATCAGCGCAGGAAAATTGAGCAGCTCAGTATCTAG
- a CDS encoding molybdenum cofactor guanylyltransferase, which translates to MSERTLVDVTGVLIAGGKSLRMGRDKRFLKVNGESVFDRTLSLLMDTFVETVVVLAEPIESLEVRGCRVVYDVIPNAGSLGGLYTGLLAASQPRIFAVACDMPFLHAEVIRYMVSCDETADVVVAELEGQFQPMHAVYSKRCAEFLKAMAERQNLKIQTLYRSEALRVAVLGANALSSLGVGLRSFQNINTPEDLALANAPISDKP; encoded by the coding sequence ATGAGCGAGCGCACCCTAGTCGATGTCACCGGGGTCCTCATTGCCGGTGGAAAGAGCCTGCGCATGGGGCGGGACAAACGCTTCCTGAAGGTGAACGGAGAGAGTGTCTTTGACCGGACGCTCTCTCTATTAATGGATACTTTCGTTGAGACGGTGGTTGTCCTCGCTGAACCAATCGAGTCACTGGAGGTTCGTGGCTGTCGAGTTGTCTATGATGTTATCCCGAACGCAGGTAGTTTGGGTGGTCTGTATACCGGGCTGTTAGCGGCCTCACAGCCGAGGATATTTGCCGTGGCCTGTGATATGCCATTTCTTCATGCCGAGGTGATTCGTTACATGGTCTCCTGTGATGAAACGGCCGATGTCGTTGTCGCGGAACTCGAGGGACAGTTCCAACCAATGCACGCAGTGTATTCCAAACGGTGCGCCGAATTTCTCAAGGCGATGGCTGAACGTCAAAACTTGAAGATCCAGACACTGTATCGAAGTGAAGCATTACGAGTTGCGGTGTTAGGAGCGAATGCCCTGTCATCTCTTGGGGTTGGTCTTCGTTCATTTCAGAATATCAATACGCCCGAAGATTTAGCACTCGCCAACGCACCGATATCTGACAAACCGTGA
- a CDS encoding c-type cytochrome, whose protein sequence is MNVKATPIFGAALGALILSASAVGLGHAGDLPEGFSKGELAPAPPAEMIEAGKRVYFTKCVWCHGVDGAGDGPGADRLWPRPRNFNQGTFKIRHTASGELPLFNYNEKTPDSGKNDLLDTVTHGLPGSAMPPWEGILTEEQRLQVLSFVTTQLVKDRKFTDKQSETQTILQLGTIKPAEPTEESIKKGAQLIVDKKCIECHGVEGRGDGNAFNLKDDWGFSIQPADWHKCWNFRGSRQDPYNVRNIFRTFSTGVNGTPMPSFADSTSVEDRWSIANFVNSLCERDAEGKPLGIDPLTDKPKINFVVPSAPVEGEISNDPENEMWKKQGRRYVAMGGQITHKPRNFVNRIDDIWVKSLYNEKNVVYLIQWDDRTKSVAEGKLPWAPTQVNVENFGVKEQAPKTGEEGSIAAAQNNYAVYNDGIAFQFPIKWQEIPAPFKPRYLWGDAKFNADILKWEADGSLRSFKGTGWDQDFEERDDFEEKVKLLKSEWKNGQWTVMISRPLKGDKDDYDEYTRFDIGKYIPMVFFAWDGHNGDAGRKMAVSAFYYTILQPPIPQEVYIYPAVIAVGVVFLEGWMLTRRANKKKGKVL, encoded by the coding sequence ATGAACGTAAAGGCGACGCCGATTTTCGGAGCAGCCTTAGGGGCCCTTATCCTCTCCGCGAGTGCGGTTGGGCTGGGCCATGCTGGAGATCTTCCGGAAGGCTTTTCAAAAGGGGAGTTGGCACCTGCTCCTCCCGCCGAGATGATCGAAGCTGGAAAGCGTGTCTATTTCACCAAGTGTGTCTGGTGTCACGGCGTGGATGGTGCTGGTGATGGGCCAGGTGCCGATCGTCTGTGGCCACGACCGAGAAATTTCAACCAGGGCACATTCAAAATCCGTCACACAGCGAGCGGAGAGTTGCCCCTGTTCAATTACAACGAGAAGACTCCTGATTCTGGGAAGAATGACCTGCTCGATACGGTTACGCATGGTCTCCCCGGTTCCGCCATGCCACCGTGGGAAGGTATCTTGACCGAGGAGCAGCGGCTTCAGGTTTTGTCGTTTGTCACGACTCAGTTGGTCAAGGATCGAAAGTTTACTGACAAGCAGTCTGAGACACAGACGATTCTTCAACTTGGAACCATCAAACCTGCTGAGCCGACTGAAGAGAGCATTAAGAAGGGCGCCCAGCTGATTGTCGATAAGAAATGTATTGAGTGCCATGGTGTGGAAGGGCGTGGGGATGGAAATGCTTTCAATTTGAAAGATGACTGGGGCTTTTCAATTCAACCGGCCGATTGGCACAAGTGTTGGAACTTCCGTGGGAGTCGCCAAGATCCTTATAATGTGCGGAATATTTTCCGTACCTTCTCCACGGGTGTAAACGGGACGCCAATGCCGTCATTCGCGGATAGCACGTCCGTTGAAGACCGTTGGAGCATTGCGAACTTCGTAAACTCGTTGTGTGAGCGCGATGCCGAGGGTAAGCCTCTTGGCATTGATCCTTTGACCGACAAGCCGAAGATCAACTTCGTTGTTCCTTCTGCTCCAGTCGAGGGTGAAATTTCGAACGATCCCGAGAATGAGATGTGGAAGAAGCAGGGCCGTCGTTATGTTGCGATGGGCGGTCAGATCACCCACAAGCCTCGTAACTTCGTCAATCGTATCGATGATATCTGGGTCAAGTCGTTGTACAACGAGAAAAACGTGGTGTATCTGATCCAGTGGGATGACCGGACGAAGAGTGTCGCCGAGGGGAAACTTCCTTGGGCGCCTACTCAAGTCAATGTTGAGAACTTTGGTGTGAAGGAGCAAGCGCCTAAGACCGGAGAAGAAGGGTCAATTGCTGCTGCTCAGAACAATTATGCCGTCTATAACGATGGCATCGCGTTCCAATTCCCGATCAAGTGGCAAGAGATTCCTGCCCCGTTCAAGCCACGATATTTGTGGGGGGATGCGAAGTTCAACGCCGACATTCTGAAGTGGGAGGCGGATGGTTCTCTCCGGTCCTTTAAGGGGACTGGTTGGGATCAGGACTTTGAAGAACGTGATGACTTCGAAGAAAAAGTTAAGTTGTTGAAGTCAGAGTGGAAGAACGGACAGTGGACTGTCATGATCTCCCGTCCGCTGAAGGGCGACAAGGATGATTATGATGAGTACACGCGGTTCGACATCGGTAAGTACATTCCGATGGTCTTCTTTGCCTGGGACGGACACAACGGAGATGCGGGACGGAAGATGGCCGTATCGGCCTTCTATTACACGATCTTGCAGCCTCCGATTCCACAGGAAGTGTATATTTACCCAGCGGTTATCGCAGTTGGCGTGGTGTTTTTGGAAGGCTGGATGCTGACCCGCCGAGCCAACAAGAAGAAGGGTAAGGTCCTCTAA
- a CDS encoding glycosyltransferase family 9 protein, translating to MGALLCGAGEVDRVFPLESSYLSGLWAGPDSLCSEFRAWLGNCDIAVGWLPDAEGALSATLRASGVQYVCLQSAASTDLCAEHQASRYLDAIQLSGTSQLVGTPLVLSPAIRERSRLVLQALIQENRHTVVVIHPGSGSPHKCLDARLLVPVIEWLFQADMAPLLLEGPSDREAVERVLATIKVDVPVIRGLALSTMAGVLSHAKLYVGHDSGVTHLAAALSVPTIACFGPTDSRRWAPLGRAVSIVSGAPCTCRTWSAVAECRERVCLQIAPERIIEVCRLLLSERRTVPAT from the coding sequence GTGGGAGCGCTCTTGTGTGGAGCTGGGGAAGTTGATCGAGTTTTCCCTCTTGAATCGTCATATTTGAGTGGACTATGGGCTGGGCCGGACAGCCTTTGTTCAGAATTTAGGGCATGGCTTGGCAATTGCGATATTGCAGTCGGATGGCTTCCGGACGCAGAAGGGGCCCTCTCGGCTACACTTCGGGCCTCGGGTGTTCAGTATGTCTGCCTGCAATCTGCTGCATCTACCGATCTGTGTGCCGAACACCAAGCGTCGCGGTATCTTGATGCCATTCAACTGAGCGGGACTAGTCAGCTAGTCGGTACTCCACTCGTTCTCTCTCCGGCTATTCGCGAACGCAGCAGGCTCGTTCTTCAGGCACTTATTCAAGAGAATCGGCACACGGTGGTGGTGATTCACCCGGGGAGCGGGAGCCCCCATAAGTGTTTAGATGCACGGCTTCTCGTGCCCGTGATTGAGTGGTTGTTCCAGGCCGACATGGCTCCCCTATTGCTGGAAGGCCCGTCTGATCGTGAGGCTGTGGAGCGCGTCCTCGCGACTATAAAGGTCGACGTGCCGGTCATCCGTGGGCTGGCTTTGTCCACAATGGCAGGGGTGCTGTCGCATGCGAAACTCTATGTGGGACACGATTCTGGCGTGACGCACCTCGCCGCTGCCTTGTCGGTTCCTACGATTGCTTGTTTTGGTCCTACTGATTCACGTCGTTGGGCTCCGCTTGGTCGCGCCGTGTCGATTGTATCTGGAGCGCCCTGTACCTGCCGGACTTGGAGTGCCGTGGCAGAGTGCCGTGAGCGCGTGTGTCTTCAGATCGCTCCGGAGCGCATCATTGAGGTCTGCCGACTGTTATTGTCAGAGCGACGGACGGTTCCTGCCACCTAA
- the yajC gene encoding preprotein translocase subunit YajC, which translates to MWDSVAWAQGTSGSTGAGGGLLSLVPFVLIFVIFYFMLILPQQKRRKQADTMLAALKKGDKVVTASGIWGTITNLGKDTVTLQIADTTKIKIQKEHIARLRGEEED; encoded by the coding sequence ATGTGGGATTCGGTGGCATGGGCGCAGGGAACATCAGGGAGCACAGGCGCAGGAGGGGGTCTCCTCTCGCTGGTTCCGTTCGTCCTCATTTTCGTCATTTTCTATTTCATGCTGATTCTGCCGCAGCAAAAACGCAGGAAGCAGGCGGACACTATGCTGGCTGCTCTTAAGAAGGGCGACAAGGTGGTCACGGCCTCCGGAATCTGGGGGACCATTACCAATTTGGGGAAAGACACGGTGACGCTCCAGATCGCGGACACGACTAAAATCAAAATTCAGAAAGAGCATATCGCTCGGCTGCGCGGTGAAGAAGAAGACTGA
- the argS gene encoding arginine--tRNA ligase, producing MTQSVVQDKVSQALVGALRSAQQRGVLKLEQMPMVNLEAPKRPEWGDVSCTVAMSLSASERRPPFEIAQIIIDHIEQRDALFSRAEIARPGFLNLTVKRELWMDVLREIEAQGERYGHSQVGQGRRVLVEYVSANPTGPLHVGHGRGAAVGQALVRLLCATGHDVVSEYYINDAGRQMKLLGLSVLARYREACGQTVSFPEDGYHGGYIRTVAEHVKAEQGAALLSLPAADAEQRSREFAYRELLALIRQDLEMFGIAFESWLSEASLLSSGAVEQVLSELRARDLLFDQEGAQWFRSSAFGDEKDRVVRKQEGDYTYLASDIAYHRDKLRRGFDLLVDVWGADHHGYIPRMQAVVQAYGHPKERLRVVLVQMVNLLRGGQKVEMSKRSGEFITLREVMDEVGADAAKFFFLMRDSSTHLDFDLELAKQQSQENPVYYVQYVHARIASLRRVAASRGIACPLPSQADLNVLEDPDELALIRKLSAFPVVLQASAVELEPHRMAYYLRELAGMVHPFYNKHRILPPAPDSEAAAALSTEQSGSSGRATEVMTPGLTGARLALMWAVQQVVRNGLNVLGVSAPEQM from the coding sequence GTGACTCAGAGTGTGGTGCAAGACAAGGTTAGTCAGGCGTTGGTCGGGGCGCTTCGATCGGCGCAGCAACGAGGGGTGCTCAAGCTGGAGCAGATGCCGATGGTCAACCTCGAAGCCCCGAAGCGGCCCGAGTGGGGTGATGTGTCGTGCACCGTCGCCATGTCTTTATCTGCATCGGAGCGCCGCCCTCCGTTTGAAATCGCCCAAATTATTATCGATCACATCGAGCAGCGGGATGCATTGTTCAGTCGTGCGGAAATCGCACGACCGGGCTTTTTGAATCTGACGGTCAAGCGAGAGCTCTGGATGGATGTTCTGCGCGAGATTGAAGCGCAGGGCGAGCGGTATGGCCACAGCCAAGTGGGGCAGGGACGGCGAGTGCTCGTGGAGTATGTCAGCGCCAATCCGACCGGGCCGTTGCATGTCGGGCATGGCCGCGGTGCTGCTGTGGGGCAAGCGCTAGTCCGTCTCTTATGCGCTACCGGACATGATGTCGTCAGTGAGTACTACATTAACGATGCTGGCCGGCAGATGAAGTTGCTAGGCCTGTCGGTTCTGGCGCGGTACCGGGAGGCTTGTGGGCAGACGGTGTCCTTTCCTGAAGACGGGTATCATGGCGGGTACATTCGCACAGTCGCCGAGCATGTGAAGGCGGAACAGGGCGCGGCGCTGCTCTCCCTTCCCGCTGCTGATGCGGAACAACGGAGTAGGGAGTTCGCGTATCGTGAATTACTGGCACTCATTCGTCAGGATCTGGAGATGTTCGGGATCGCCTTTGAGTCCTGGTTAAGTGAAGCCTCGTTGTTGTCGTCCGGCGCCGTGGAGCAGGTACTGAGCGAGCTGAGAGCCAGGGACCTCTTGTTCGATCAGGAGGGCGCGCAATGGTTTCGATCGTCGGCGTTCGGTGATGAAAAGGATCGGGTGGTCCGCAAGCAGGAGGGGGACTATACCTATCTGGCGTCCGACATCGCCTACCATCGAGATAAGTTGCGACGGGGCTTTGATCTCCTGGTCGATGTGTGGGGCGCCGACCATCATGGGTATATTCCGAGGATGCAGGCGGTCGTGCAGGCCTATGGCCACCCGAAGGAGCGACTGAGGGTCGTGCTGGTGCAGATGGTGAATCTCCTTCGTGGAGGCCAGAAGGTCGAGATGTCCAAGCGGTCCGGAGAGTTCATCACGCTGCGTGAGGTGATGGACGAGGTCGGGGCGGATGCCGCCAAATTTTTCTTTCTCATGCGCGATTCCAGTACGCATCTGGATTTCGATTTGGAATTAGCCAAGCAGCAATCGCAAGAGAACCCGGTCTACTACGTGCAATATGTGCATGCGCGGATTGCCAGTCTCCGGCGTGTGGCGGCTTCGCGGGGCATTGCTTGTCCCCTTCCGAGTCAGGCCGATCTCAATGTATTGGAAGATCCTGATGAACTCGCGCTCATTCGGAAACTGTCGGCGTTCCCGGTGGTGTTGCAGGCGAGTGCCGTGGAGTTAGAGCCGCATCGAATGGCCTACTATCTTCGTGAGTTGGCCGGCATGGTGCACCCCTTTTATAACAAGCACCGGATTTTACCTCCGGCACCAGACAGCGAGGCAGCAGCCGCCTTATCCACTGAGCAGTCCGGCTCCTCAGGCCGGGCAACTGAGGTGATGACGCCGGGCCTGACGGGTGCCCGGCTGGCACTGATGTGGGCCGTGCAGCAGGTGGTCCGAAACGGGTTGAACGTGTTGGGCGTGTCAGCCCCAGAGCAGATGTAG
- the secF gene encoding protein translocase subunit SecF, with protein MFEILGKTNIDFMGKRSITFAISGILAFLGLIAVLQIARGAANLGIDFAGGTAVQLKFEQAMKIDEARRALENNGLGSAELQEFTQDNKLLIRVKASTTIEEKVAERVMAVFSKEFPANKFVVDSSMEIGPTIGKKLQEDAMIAVLISFVGIVLYIAVRFELRFGVAAALATFHDVLAVLGVFYLLDKEITLLVITALLTLAGYSLTDTVVVFDRIRENLRTRRREDEATIINQAINQVLSRTIVTSLTVVIVLIPLVLAGAEVLHDFSLALLGGVMFGTYSSVFVASPLLLLWPGSAGGLMKRR; from the coding sequence ATGTTCGAGATTTTGGGGAAGACGAATATCGATTTCATGGGGAAGCGGTCTATCACGTTTGCGATCTCCGGCATCCTTGCGTTTCTGGGTCTCATCGCGGTGCTTCAAATCGCGCGCGGCGCGGCGAATCTGGGAATCGACTTCGCCGGCGGGACGGCGGTGCAGTTGAAGTTCGAGCAAGCGATGAAGATCGACGAGGCGAGACGTGCTCTGGAAAATAACGGTCTGGGGTCGGCGGAGTTGCAGGAGTTCACTCAAGACAACAAGTTGCTCATCCGTGTGAAGGCGTCGACGACGATCGAGGAGAAGGTCGCCGAACGGGTCATGGCAGTGTTCAGCAAAGAATTCCCCGCCAACAAGTTTGTGGTGGATTCCAGCATGGAAATCGGTCCGACGATCGGGAAGAAACTCCAGGAAGATGCGATGATCGCGGTCCTCATTTCGTTCGTCGGAATCGTACTCTACATTGCGGTCCGGTTTGAGTTGCGATTCGGTGTGGCGGCCGCGTTGGCGACATTCCATGATGTGCTGGCTGTGCTGGGTGTCTTTTATCTGCTGGATAAAGAGATCACGCTGCTGGTGATTACGGCGTTGCTGACCTTGGCAGGGTATTCGTTGACGGATACCGTCGTCGTCTTCGATCGTATCCGTGAGAATTTGCGGACGCGTCGGCGTGAGGATGAAGCAACGATCATCAACCAGGCTATCAATCAGGTCCTAAGCCGCACCATCGTCACCAGTTTGACCGTGGTCATCGTGCTCATTCCGCTGGTGCTCGCAGGCGCCGAAGTGTTGCACGATTTCTCCCTGGCATTACTCGGGGGCGTGATGTTCGGAACCTATTCATCGGTCTTCGTGGCGAGCCCGTTGTTGCTGCTGTGGCCCGGCAGTGCCGGGGGGCTCATGAAGCGTCGCTAA